Proteins encoded in a region of the Thermocaproicibacter melissae genome:
- the rpmB gene encoding 50S ribosomal protein L28, translating to MAKCDICGKQVAFSMQVSHSHRRSGRTWKANVRRVRAIVDGSPKRIYACTRCLRSGKVTRAV from the coding sequence ATGGCAAAATGTGATATTTGTGGTAAGCAAGTCGCTTTCAGCATGCAGGTTTCCCACTCTCACCGGCGTTCCGGCCGTACCTGGAAAGCGAATGTCAGACGTGTTAGGGCAATCGTTGACGGTTCTCCGAAAAGGATTTATGCCTGCACCCGCTGCCTGCGTTCCGGTAAAGTGACCCGCGCAGTCTGA